The Anoxybacillus amylolyticus DNA segment TATGCGATTTGATGAAGCGTATTCTGGCAACGTCTTTATTAAAAGCCATCCAAACTTTGAAGAAAGCGAAGCGGTCATCTACGGGATGCCGATGGACTGGACGGTTAGCTACCGCCCAGGTTCTCGTTTCGGTCCAGCACGCATTCGCGAGGTATCGATCGGTCTCGAAGAGTACAGCCCGTATTTAGACCGCGAACTTGAGGAAGTGAAATATTTTGATGCAGGCGATATCCCGCTTCCGTTCGGCAACGCGCAACGCAGCCTAGACATGATTGAAGAGTTCGTGGACCGCATTTTAACGGCAGGTAAATTTCCGCTTGGTCTTGGCGGCGAGCATTTAGTGTCGTGGCCGGTGATGAAGGCAGTATATAAGAAATATCCCGATTTAGCGATTATTCATATGGATGCGCACACCGATTTGCGCGAGCATTACGAAGGAGAGCCTCTGTCGCACTCGACGCCTATTCGGAAAATTGCGGAGCTTATTGGACCAAAAAACGTATACTCCTTCGGCATTCGTTCAGGAATGAAAGAAGAATTCGAGTGGGCGAAACAAAACGGCATGTATATTGCCAAATTTGAAGTATTAGAGCCGTTAAAAGAAGTGTTGCCAACGCTTGCTGGTCGTCCGGTATATGTCACCATCGACATCGATGTACTAGACCCAGCGCATGCACCAGGCACAGGCACAGTAGATGCGGGAGGTATTACGTCAAAAGAATTGCTCGCGGCAATTCACGAAATTGCTCGTTCTGATGTGCACGTCGTTGGTGCCGACTTGGTTGAAGTCGCGCCTGTATACGACCATTCCGAACAAACAGCCAACACAGCAAGCAAACTCGTGCGCGAAATGCTTCTTGGTTGGGTCCAAAAACGGAAATAATGCCAATCTCCGTCTGAAAGGACGGGGATTTTTTTTTGACATAGGACAAGGAGGGGACACATATAGTAAAGTACGGTTTCCATTTTGCCAATAGGAGAAAGGAGGGGAGATGATGGGGGTTCGCTTAATCAAAATTTCTGCCGTTTATTTTGCGGTCGGGGTTTGCTTAGGTCTTTATATGTCGATCGTACACTCATTTACACTCACGCCTGTGCACGTTCATATCAACCTACTTGGCTGGACAGCGCTGACGCTTGCTGGTATTATCTATCATTTATTTCCACAAATAGCGGCGACGACATGGGCAAAAGCACATTTTTGGCTTCATAATATCGGGTTGCCGGTCATGATGATTAGTCTTGCGTTTGTCGTTTCCGGCCACGAATCATGGATTCCGATTACTGCCGCTGGCGGCGTTCTCGTCACGCTTGGCGTGCTTAGCTTTGCGTGGAACGTGGTGAAAAACTTAAAATCATAAAAAGGTCAAGGCGGTCTCTTTCTCGAGGCCGCCTATTGCATGTGTTGCGGGCTTTTCTTATACTTAATGAGAGTTCATATAGCAAGGTGTGAAACGATGGAGAAAACGAACGGAACGCCGATTTTGCTGAAGCAAGTCACGGAAATTCGCGACGGTTTGCGAAAAGAAATTGTTGTCGTTGAAGCAAATGGTTTATACTACATAAAAGGGGATACGGTCTATTTAACATTTAACGAGCAATATGAAGGTCGAACGGTAAAAAATGTGTTAAAAATTCACGAAGACGAAGTTGTTGTCCTTCGTTCTGGCGCGGTGCAAATGCGCCATACGTTCCGAAAGCATAAAGAAACGGTCGGGACGTATGAAAACGAAATGGCGCGATGGTTGTTGAAAACAAAAACAGATGAAGTGCGGTACCAATACAATGAAAAAGCGAAAAAAGGCCATCTATTTTTTTCTTACCTATTGCAGCTAGCAGATCGGGATGCTGGCCGGTATAAAGTAACGATTTTATTTAGGGAGGAACGAAGATGAATATCGTGGAACAAATGAAAGAAAAGCTGAAAGAAGAAATTAAGCAGGCTGTTTTTAAAGCAGGGTTTGTCGCAGAAGGGGAACTACCGAACATCATTTTAGAAGTGCCGCGCGAAAAAGCGCACGGTGACTATTCGACGAATATGGCGATGCAGCTTGCCCGCGTTGCGAAAAAAGCGCCGCGCGTGATTGCCGAAGAAATCGTTCGTCATTTTAACCAAGACGCTGTTTCCGTCAAAAAAATTGACATTGCAGGCCCGGGCTTTATTAACTTTTACATGGACAACCGGTACTTAACGAATTTAATTCCGACCATTTTAGAAGCAGGAGCGTCGTATGGAGAAACAAACGTCGGCAACGGGCAAAAGGTGCAAGTCGAATTTGTGTCTGCCAACCCGACCGGAAGCTTGCATTTAGGCCATGCGCGCGGGGCAGCGGTCGGTGACTCGTTGTGCAATATTCTAGAAAAAGCCGGATTTGACGTGACGCGCGAATATTATATTAACGATGCCGGCAATCAAATTGCCAACTTGGCGAAGTCGGTTGAAGCTCGCTATTTCCAAGCGCTCGGTATCGAGAAAGAGATGCCGGAAGACGGCTATTACGGCGAGGATATTATCGAGTTAGGGAAAAAGCTAGCGGCAGAACATGGCGATAAGTTCGTTGGAATGGAGGAAACGGAGCGGCTGCAACAGTTCCGCGAATACGGGCTCGCCTATGAAATGGAAAAAATTAAAAAAGATTTAGCCGATTTCCGTGTAAACTTTGACGTATGGTATTCCGAAACGTCGCTGTACCATAACGGAAAAATCGAAAAAGCGTTACAAGCATTGCGCGAAAAAGGGCACATTTACGAACAAGACGGGGCGACATGGTTCCGTTCGACGACGTTTGGCGACGATAAAGATCGCGTGTTGATTAAACAAGACGGCTCGTATACGTATTTGTTGCCGGATATTGCGTATCATCAAGACAAGCTTGAGCGCGGATTTACAAAGCTGATTAACATTTGGGGCGCGGACCACCATGGCTACATTCCGCGCATGAAAGCAGCGATTGCGGCGCTCGGTTATGATCCAGACGTTCTAGAAGTAGAAATTATTCAGCTTGTCAGCTTGTATCAAAACGGGGAAAAAGTCAAAATGAGCAAACGGACCGGTAAAGCGGTCACGATGCGCGATTTGATGGAAGAAGTCGGATTAGACGCCACTCGCTATTTCTTTGCGATGCGTTCAAGCGATACGCATTTAGATTTTGATATGGATTTAGCCGTTTCGCAATCGAACGAAAACCCAGTGTATTATGCGCAATATGCACATGCGCGCGTGTGCAGCATTCTTCGCCAAGGAGAGGAGCAAAATCTATCTTATGAAGGCGAATTGCAGCTAGAGTATATCCAGTCGGAAAAAGAAATCGAGCTGTTGAAAAAACTTGGCGAATTTCCAGCTGCGGTAGCGGAAGCTGCGCTTAAGCGCACCCCGCATCGCGTGACAAACTATATTTTTGAGCTGGCGTCAGCGTTGCATAGCTTCTACAATGCGGAGAAAGTCATCGACCAAGAAAACGTGGCAAAAAGCCAAGCACGCCTAGCGTTAGTGAAAGCCGTGCAAATCACGCTGCAAAACGCTCTGCAATTAATCGGCGTGTCGGCACCGGAAAAAATGTGACATCGTTTTTGAAATATAATAATAAATAAGAAAAGTGGGTATATTTGTGT contains these protein-coding regions:
- a CDS encoding YwiB family protein; its protein translation is MEKTNGTPILLKQVTEIRDGLRKEIVVVEANGLYYIKGDTVYLTFNEQYEGRTVKNVLKIHEDEVVVLRSGAVQMRHTFRKHKETVGTYENEMARWLLKTKTDEVRYQYNEKAKKGHLFFSYLLQLADRDAGRYKVTILFREERR
- the argS gene encoding arginine--tRNA ligase translates to MNIVEQMKEKLKEEIKQAVFKAGFVAEGELPNIILEVPREKAHGDYSTNMAMQLARVAKKAPRVIAEEIVRHFNQDAVSVKKIDIAGPGFINFYMDNRYLTNLIPTILEAGASYGETNVGNGQKVQVEFVSANPTGSLHLGHARGAAVGDSLCNILEKAGFDVTREYYINDAGNQIANLAKSVEARYFQALGIEKEMPEDGYYGEDIIELGKKLAAEHGDKFVGMEETERLQQFREYGLAYEMEKIKKDLADFRVNFDVWYSETSLYHNGKIEKALQALREKGHIYEQDGATWFRSTTFGDDKDRVLIKQDGSYTYLLPDIAYHQDKLERGFTKLINIWGADHHGYIPRMKAAIAALGYDPDVLEVEIIQLVSLYQNGEKVKMSKRTGKAVTMRDLMEEVGLDATRYFFAMRSSDTHLDFDMDLAVSQSNENPVYYAQYAHARVCSILRQGEEQNLSYEGELQLEYIQSEKEIELLKKLGEFPAAVAEAALKRTPHRVTNYIFELASALHSFYNAEKVIDQENVAKSQARLALVKAVQITLQNALQLIGVSAPEKM
- a CDS encoding cytochrome-c oxidase; the encoded protein is MGVRLIKISAVYFAVGVCLGLYMSIVHSFTLTPVHVHINLLGWTALTLAGIIYHLFPQIAATTWAKAHFWLHNIGLPVMMISLAFVVSGHESWIPITAAGGVLVTLGVLSFAWNVVKNLKS
- the speB gene encoding agmatinase, which gives rise to MRFDEAYSGNVFIKSHPNFEESEAVIYGMPMDWTVSYRPGSRFGPARIREVSIGLEEYSPYLDRELEEVKYFDAGDIPLPFGNAQRSLDMIEEFVDRILTAGKFPLGLGGEHLVSWPVMKAVYKKYPDLAIIHMDAHTDLREHYEGEPLSHSTPIRKIAELIGPKNVYSFGIRSGMKEEFEWAKQNGMYIAKFEVLEPLKEVLPTLAGRPVYVTIDIDVLDPAHAPGTGTVDAGGITSKELLAAIHEIARSDVHVVGADLVEVAPVYDHSEQTANTASKLVREMLLGWVQKRK